The following proteins are co-located in the Acanthochromis polyacanthus isolate Apoly-LR-REF ecotype Palm Island chromosome 7, KAUST_Apoly_ChrSc, whole genome shotgun sequence genome:
- the ankdd1b gene encoding ankyrin repeat and death domain-containing protein 1B translates to MDRRALGLKAMMKKENLDPRTWVRQETAKGFADFIRNKHPDKEMDNSFDNKEMLLDTEKQFMDAAKRNDVETMKTLGKGLNANARNVHNRTALHYAVAGKNKEAVQLLLQRRVKVDQKDKYGVAPIHLAAWFGSLEILKLLVQVGAEQKVENEEGLNILHCAAINNHTEIVEYIVNDLQMKDLDKDDKSGHRAFALAAEHGCVEMLEMLIEPYNMATMKPNKRGDTPLHLAARNGHLAAVQLLLQSFDTRDEVNMDSETALYQAADNNQEECALALLEAGCDPNTLTADKCSPLHPVSQQGDTSLVQLLLEYRANADFQNKHLEAPLHLAVKNSHIPVIHSLLEAGCNINVTDKRSQTAMHLAAEIARIEVVEMLLKAELDLTLRDRQGKTALGVAARANEVIIVDMIIKAERYYAWRKANPEFDENVHSEYALTFKLDHRYETKQLRSMAWRLAYELLKAGDWKRLAQHWGFTKEQVCAIEEQWTGQHSYQEHGNRMLLIWLHGEELAQRSPAKELYQGLILTGNQKAADKIRMEAESASSKSCSVS, encoded by the exons ATGGACAGAAGAGCTTTGGGTTTGAAGGCGATGATGAAGAAGGAGAATCTGGATCCTCGGACGTGGGTGAGACAGGAGACTGCCAAGGGGTTTGCTGACTTCATACGCAACAAGCACCCGGACAAAGAGATGGACAACAGCTTTGACAATAAAGAGATGT TACTTGATACAGAAAAGCAGTTTATGGACGCAGCTAAGAGGAATGATGTGGAGACCATGAAGACTCTTGGAAAAGGGCTGAATGCCAATGCAAGAAATGTG CATAATAGGACTGCCCTTCACTACGCAGTAGCTGGGAAAAACAAGGAAGCTGTTCAGCTTCTTCTACAACGCAGGGTCAAGGTGGATCAAAAGGACAAG TATGGTGTAGCACCCATTCACCTGGCTGCCTGGTTTGGTAGTTTGGAGATCCTGAAGTTATTAGTGCAGGTTGGGGCTGAGCAGAAGGTTGAGAATGAG GAGGGACTGAACATTCTGCACTGTGCTGCCATAAACAACCACACTGAAATTGTAGAGTATATTGTTAATGACCTGCAGATGAAAGACCTGGACAAAGATGACAAG TCAGGGCACCGAGCGTTTGCACTGGCGGCCGAGCACGGGTGTGTTGAAATGTTAGAGATGCTGATTGAGCCGTACAACATGGCCACCATGAAGCCCAACAAG AGAGGCGACACGCCCCTGCACTTAGCTGCCAGGAACGGCCACTTGGCTGctgtccagctgctgctgcagagctttGATACTCGGGATGAAGTCAATATG GACAGCGAGACAGCTTTGTACCAGGCGGCAGACAACAATCAGGAAGAATGTGCGCTGGCTTTGCTCGAGGCTGGTTGTGACCCCAACACCCTCACAGCG GACAAATGCAGCCCTCTGCATCCAGTTTCACAACAAGGAGACACAAGTCTCGTCCAGCTCCTCTTGGAGTACAGAGCCAATGCAGACTTTCAAAATAAG CACCTAGAGGCACCTCTCCACCTGGCAGTGAAGAACAGTCACATCCCTGTCATCCATTCTCTCCTGGAGGCAGGCTGCAACATTAACGTCACAGATAAG AGGTCCCAGACTGCGATGCATCTTGCTGCAGAGATTGCCAGAATTGAAGTTGTGGAGATGCTTCTTAAAGCTGAACTGGATCTAACACTTCGGGACAGA CAGGGGAAGACGGCTCTGGGTGTCGCGGCCAGAGCAAATGAGGTGATTATTGTGGACATGATCATCAAAGCAGAAAGATACTACGCCTGGAGAAAG GCCAACCCTGAGTTTGATGAGAATGTTCACAGCGAGTATGCGCTAACGTTTAAACTCGACCACCGCTATGAGACCAAGCAGCTCCGTTCGATGGCCTGGCGCCTGGCGTACGAGCTCCTGAAAGCAGGAGACTGGAAGAGACTGGCACAACACTGGGGCTTCACTAAGGAGCAAGTGTGTGCCATCGAGGAGCAATGGACAG GTCAGCACAGTTATCAGGAGCATGGGAACAGGATGCTGCTGATCTGGCTCCATGGGGAGGAGCTGGCTCAGAGGAGTCCTGCTAAAGAACTCTACCAGGGCCTCATCCTCACGGGGAACCAGAAAGCTGCAG ATAAGATTCGGATGGAGGCAGAGAGTGCCAGCAGTAAGAGCTGTAGTGTTTCATGA
- the poc5 gene encoding centrosomal protein POC5 isoform X2, translating to MSSDEEEPTSPVLPKDSDRGSSVSSELQDEYEELLRYAVVTPKLDTLTNVQQKQLSTSHLSAGGRTSQSKDDTKSQHQDEDKDGRHSSRSFRSSQVSPLIVEPSTSSKAFYADKRGGQSSSRASLFSDRLQVTSGRSRPNSPDPLEFAVTEMFISEENLNRMENILNTWSNNLKSNVLTELRKWKLAFMEQHKMEIMKERERHAAQTAGLKSELNGLKELLQTYETSNKRKDEVIGNLSQVLDRQKEKLEKMRAFTHWRLQHTETKEEAHAFQVARQHYNLQLKKKVWLGWHSLVQKHWKVKVERACRSRAEEVCSQMSSEYEAKLAEHCEAIEKAQAEIRRLRLEREQYEESMKKAFMRGVCALNMEALSMFHSTDGRSEQPPVHDPLPSQDEAGSATLAQLHPYPTSSARFSPLHLDHPDRPHSEADDMVGSGPAMSQEEVLPPTTVVHSSLPLGGISSSHKQVSSRSVTASQQKPSKTVMARITARADVGKAARSNLQVMGVAPPMSSVIVERHHPVTQLTIGQATAAKFPRSTQQSHTSSGGKGSSRTQTSTCHVHSIKVVD from the exons ATGTCTTCAGACGAAGAGGAACCAACCAGTCCTGTCCTACCCAAAGACTCAGACCGAGGCAGCTCTGTGTCCTCTGAACTTCAG GATGAGTATGAGGAGCTCCTCCGCTACGCTGTTGTCACCCCGAAACTTGACACACTCACCAACGTTCAGCAGAAGCAGCTGAGCACCTCACATCTGTCTGCCGGGGGTCGGACTTCCCAGAGTAAAGACGACACAAAGTCACAGCACCAAG ATGAAGATAAAGATGGGAGGCATTCTAGCAGGAGCTTCAGATCATCACAGGTCTCCCCGTTGATTGTTGAGCCCTCTACAAGTTCAAAAGCCTTTTATG CTGACAAGAGGGGAGGCCAGTCGTCTAGCAGGGCGTCACTGTTCTCAGACAGGTTACAGGTGACGTCTGGAAGGTCTAGGCCAAACAGCCCGGACCCCCTCGAGTTTGCTGTGACAGAGATGTTTATTTCAGAGGAGAACTTAAACAGGATGGAGAATATTCTGAACACATGGAGCAATAATTTGAAG TCAAATGTGCTGACTGAACTACGAAAGTGGAAGTTGGCGTTCATGGAGCAACACAAGATGGAGAtaatgaaggagagagagaggcatgCAGCCCAGACAGCTGGCCTGAAGTCAGAGCTAAATGGCCTGAAGGAGCTGCTGCAAACCTATGAGACTTCCAACAAGAGAAAGGATGAG GTGATCGGGAACCTGAGTCAGGTgttggacagacagaaagaaaagcttGAAAAGATGAGGGCGTTCACCCACTGGAGACTTCAGCACACTGAGACCAAAGAAGAG GCTCATGCTTTTCAGGTGGCGCGGCAGCACTACAATCTGCAGCTGAAGAAGAAGGTGTGGCTCGGCTGGCACTCTCTGGTCCAGAAACACTGGAAGGTCAAAGTGGAGCGAGCTTGCCGTTCGAGGGCCGAAGAGGTCTGCAGCCAAATGTCTTCAGAGTATGAGGCCAAGCTTGCTGAG CACTGCGAAGCTATCGAGAAGGCCCAGGCAGAGATCCGGAGACTACGATTAGAACGAGAGCAGTATGAGGAATCTATGAAGAAAGCCTTCATGAGGGGTGTATGTGCTCTCAACATGGAGGCACTCAGCATGTTCCACTCTACAGACGGACGGTCAGAGCAACCTCCAGTTCATG ATCCTCTACCTTCTCAGGATGAAGCTGGCTCTGCTACACTAGCTCAACTTCATCCCTATCCCACCTCGTCAGCACGTTTCAGTCCACTCCACTTAGACCACCCAGACCGTCCACACAGTGAAGCAGATGACATG GTGGGCTCTGGTCCGGCTATGTCACAGGAAGAAGTACTCCCTCCCACTACAGTGGTGCACAGCTCACTCCCTCTTGGGGGCATTTCAAGTTCCCACAAACAG GTCAGCAGTCGTAGCGTCACAGCAAGTCaacaaaaaccatcaaagacTGTAATGGCTCGCATCACTGCACGCGCTGATGTTGGAAAGGCGGCACGCAGCAACCTCCAGGTGATGGGAGTGGCTCCGCCCATGAGCTCTGTGATAGTTGAACGCCATCATCCCGTCACACAG ctgaCCATTGGACAGGCCACAGCTGCCAAATTTCCTCGCTCCACCCAGCAAAGTCACACATCCAGTGGAGGGAAAGGCTCATCGAGAACACAAACCAGCACATGCCATGTACACTCCATCAAAGTAGTCGACTGA
- the poc5 gene encoding centrosomal protein POC5 isoform X1, giving the protein MATGRFTGWWYSPKTYTFLRQMSSDEEEPTSPVLPKDSDRGSSVSSELQDEYEELLRYAVVTPKLDTLTNVQQKQLSTSHLSAGGRTSQSKDDTKSQHQDEDKDGRHSSRSFRSSQVSPLIVEPSTSSKAFYADKRGGQSSSRASLFSDRLQVTSGRSRPNSPDPLEFAVTEMFISEENLNRMENILNTWSNNLKSNVLTELRKWKLAFMEQHKMEIMKERERHAAQTAGLKSELNGLKELLQTYETSNKRKDEVIGNLSQVLDRQKEKLEKMRAFTHWRLQHTETKEEAHAFQVARQHYNLQLKKKVWLGWHSLVQKHWKVKVERACRSRAEEVCSQMSSEYEAKLAEHCEAIEKAQAEIRRLRLEREQYEESMKKAFMRGVCALNMEALSMFHSTDGRSEQPPVHDPLPSQDEAGSATLAQLHPYPTSSARFSPLHLDHPDRPHSEADDMVGSGPAMSQEEVLPPTTVVHSSLPLGGISSSHKQVSSRSVTASQQKPSKTVMARITARADVGKAARSNLQVMGVAPPMSSVIVERHHPVTQLTIGQATAAKFPRSTQQSHTSSGGKGSSRTQTSTCHVHSIKVVD; this is encoded by the exons ATGGCCACAGGGAGGTTCACAGGGTGGTGGTATTCCCCAAAGACTTACACCTTCTTACGACAG ATGTCTTCAGACGAAGAGGAACCAACCAGTCCTGTCCTACCCAAAGACTCAGACCGAGGCAGCTCTGTGTCCTCTGAACTTCAG GATGAGTATGAGGAGCTCCTCCGCTACGCTGTTGTCACCCCGAAACTTGACACACTCACCAACGTTCAGCAGAAGCAGCTGAGCACCTCACATCTGTCTGCCGGGGGTCGGACTTCCCAGAGTAAAGACGACACAAAGTCACAGCACCAAG ATGAAGATAAAGATGGGAGGCATTCTAGCAGGAGCTTCAGATCATCACAGGTCTCCCCGTTGATTGTTGAGCCCTCTACAAGTTCAAAAGCCTTTTATG CTGACAAGAGGGGAGGCCAGTCGTCTAGCAGGGCGTCACTGTTCTCAGACAGGTTACAGGTGACGTCTGGAAGGTCTAGGCCAAACAGCCCGGACCCCCTCGAGTTTGCTGTGACAGAGATGTTTATTTCAGAGGAGAACTTAAACAGGATGGAGAATATTCTGAACACATGGAGCAATAATTTGAAG TCAAATGTGCTGACTGAACTACGAAAGTGGAAGTTGGCGTTCATGGAGCAACACAAGATGGAGAtaatgaaggagagagagaggcatgCAGCCCAGACAGCTGGCCTGAAGTCAGAGCTAAATGGCCTGAAGGAGCTGCTGCAAACCTATGAGACTTCCAACAAGAGAAAGGATGAG GTGATCGGGAACCTGAGTCAGGTgttggacagacagaaagaaaagcttGAAAAGATGAGGGCGTTCACCCACTGGAGACTTCAGCACACTGAGACCAAAGAAGAG GCTCATGCTTTTCAGGTGGCGCGGCAGCACTACAATCTGCAGCTGAAGAAGAAGGTGTGGCTCGGCTGGCACTCTCTGGTCCAGAAACACTGGAAGGTCAAAGTGGAGCGAGCTTGCCGTTCGAGGGCCGAAGAGGTCTGCAGCCAAATGTCTTCAGAGTATGAGGCCAAGCTTGCTGAG CACTGCGAAGCTATCGAGAAGGCCCAGGCAGAGATCCGGAGACTACGATTAGAACGAGAGCAGTATGAGGAATCTATGAAGAAAGCCTTCATGAGGGGTGTATGTGCTCTCAACATGGAGGCACTCAGCATGTTCCACTCTACAGACGGACGGTCAGAGCAACCTCCAGTTCATG ATCCTCTACCTTCTCAGGATGAAGCTGGCTCTGCTACACTAGCTCAACTTCATCCCTATCCCACCTCGTCAGCACGTTTCAGTCCACTCCACTTAGACCACCCAGACCGTCCACACAGTGAAGCAGATGACATG GTGGGCTCTGGTCCGGCTATGTCACAGGAAGAAGTACTCCCTCCCACTACAGTGGTGCACAGCTCACTCCCTCTTGGGGGCATTTCAAGTTCCCACAAACAG GTCAGCAGTCGTAGCGTCACAGCAAGTCaacaaaaaccatcaaagacTGTAATGGCTCGCATCACTGCACGCGCTGATGTTGGAAAGGCGGCACGCAGCAACCTCCAGGTGATGGGAGTGGCTCCGCCCATGAGCTCTGTGATAGTTGAACGCCATCATCCCGTCACACAG ctgaCCATTGGACAGGCCACAGCTGCCAAATTTCCTCGCTCCACCCAGCAAAGTCACACATCCAGTGGAGGGAAAGGCTCATCGAGAACACAAACCAGCACATGCCATGTACACTCCATCAAAGTAGTCGACTGA